Proteins found in one Hypericibacter terrae genomic segment:
- a CDS encoding GIY-YIG nuclease family protein produces MSFYVYILASDRNGTLYVGVTNNLIRRVAEHKGAKVPGFTKRYGVNRLVYFETCDNPEGAILREKHIKNWYRRWKIELIEKHNPDWHDLAPGLVA; encoded by the coding sequence ATGTCCTTCTACGTTTACATCCTCGCTTCGGATCGAAATGGAACGCTTTATGTGGGCGTCACCAACAATCTCATTCGCCGTGTCGCAGAGCATAAGGGCGCCAAGGTTCCCGGGTTCACGAAGCGCTATGGCGTGAACCGGCTCGTTTACTTCGAAACCTGCGACAATCCCGAAGGCGCGATCCTGCGCGAGAAGCACATCAAGAACTGGTATCGCCGCTGGAAGATCGAGCTGATCGAGAAGCACAACCCCGATTGGCATGATCTCGCGCCGGGACTGGTCGCGTAG
- a CDS encoding class I SAM-dependent methyltransferase has translation MWNDAVDLRDFYASPLGQMARHLLRRRLRQIWPDVTGQSVLGLGYATPYLRQFKPEAERVLALMPAGQGILHWPPGERGLAALVDETDLPIPDRSIDRVLLVHGLECAEHLRDLLREVWRVMADDGRLLAVVPNRRGIWARSDRTPFGQGQTFSPSQLSRLMRDNMFMPTQNGEALFLPPIRTSWMLKTAPAWERIGARWFSRFAGVVMIEAGKQLYGVASVRPPRGRRQAAVIAFPQIAGRETRRGSLSKDPGET, from the coding sequence ATGTGGAACGACGCCGTCGATCTGCGAGATTTCTACGCTTCGCCCCTGGGGCAGATGGCGCGTCATCTGCTGCGGCGGCGGTTGCGGCAGATCTGGCCGGATGTGACCGGGCAGTCGGTGCTGGGGCTGGGCTATGCCACGCCTTACTTGCGCCAGTTCAAGCCCGAGGCCGAGCGGGTGCTGGCGCTGATGCCGGCGGGGCAGGGCATCCTCCATTGGCCGCCGGGCGAGCGCGGCCTCGCGGCCCTGGTGGACGAGACCGACCTGCCGATTCCCGACCGTTCGATCGATCGCGTGCTGCTGGTGCACGGGCTCGAATGCGCCGAGCATCTGCGCGACCTGCTGCGCGAAGTGTGGCGCGTCATGGCCGATGACGGCCGGCTCCTCGCGGTCGTGCCCAACCGGCGCGGCATCTGGGCGCGCAGCGACCGCACGCCCTTCGGCCAGGGCCAGACCTTCTCGCCCTCGCAGCTCTCGCGCCTGATGCGCGACAACATGTTCATGCCGACGCAGAACGGCGAGGCGCTGTTCCTGCCGCCGATCCGCACCAGCTGGATGCTCAAGACCGCGCCCGCCTGGGAGCGCATCGGCGCCCGCTGGTTTTCGCGCTTCGCCGGCGTGGTGATGATCGAGGCCGGCAAGCAGCTCTATGGCGTGGCCTCGGTCAGGCCGCCCCGCGGCCGCCGACAGGCTGCCGTCATCGCCTTCCCGCAGATCGCGGGACGCGAGACGCGCCGCGGCAGCCTGTCCAAGGATCCCGGCGAGACCTGA
- a CDS encoding homospermidine synthase, with protein sequence MTRKFPLKGRILMLGYGSVGRCTLPLIDRHFDMPLSRMAIVEADDRSKALAPYIARGLKYETTPIVRGNLDAVLSKYLGKGDLLINLSVEVSSIELMNWCQAHGALYIDTCIEPWAGYYDNVSIPAHERSNYFLRYTALENAKKWPKGSPSALLTHGANPGLVSHFLKQALLDLAKKLGLSVAKPTSKAEWAQLMMKTGTKVVHVAEHDTQISNDPKKPGEFVNTWSVPGFVGEGLQPAELGWGTHEKRLPADGHEHPVGPKCAIYLGQPGCVTQVRSWTPIGGPLIGFLITHGESISTSDYFTVWDNGKPVFRPTCHYSYHCCNDAVLSVRELQMNGFHIQDKHRILGPEITQGIDELGVLLMGDFGAYWYGSQLGIDEARQLMGPEFNATSIQVAAPVLAGCMYMIENPTRGLLEPEDLDHDYVLDICRPYLGPVVGVHSDWNPLQGRDRLYKEPQLDWKDPWQFQNFRVS encoded by the coding sequence ATGACCAGAAAATTCCCCTTGAAAGGCCGCATCCTGATGCTGGGCTACGGCTCGGTGGGCCGTTGCACCCTGCCTTTGATCGACCGGCATTTCGACATGCCCTTGAGCCGCATGGCGATCGTCGAGGCGGACGACCGCAGCAAGGCGTTGGCGCCCTACATCGCGCGCGGTCTCAAATACGAGACCACGCCGATCGTCCGCGGCAATCTGGATGCGGTCCTCTCGAAATATCTCGGCAAAGGCGACCTGCTCATCAATCTGTCGGTCGAGGTCAGCTCGATCGAGCTGATGAACTGGTGCCAGGCGCATGGCGCCCTCTATATCGACACCTGCATCGAGCCCTGGGCCGGATATTACGACAATGTGTCGATCCCGGCGCATGAGCGCTCCAACTACTTCCTGCGCTACACCGCCCTCGAGAATGCGAAGAAGTGGCCGAAGGGCTCACCCTCGGCGTTGCTGACGCATGGCGCCAATCCAGGCCTCGTCTCGCATTTCCTGAAGCAGGCGCTGCTCGATCTCGCCAAGAAGCTCGGCCTCTCCGTCGCCAAGCCGACCTCGAAGGCGGAATGGGCGCAGTTGATGATGAAGACCGGGACCAAGGTCGTTCACGTCGCCGAGCATGACACCCAGATCTCGAACGACCCGAAAAAGCCGGGCGAGTTCGTGAACACCTGGAGCGTGCCGGGCTTCGTCGGCGAAGGGCTGCAGCCCGCGGAGCTGGGCTGGGGCACGCATGAGAAGCGCCTGCCGGCGGACGGCCACGAGCATCCGGTCGGTCCGAAATGCGCGATCTATCTGGGCCAGCCCGGTTGCGTGACGCAGGTCCGTTCCTGGACGCCGATCGGCGGTCCGCTGATCGGTTTCCTCATCACCCACGGCGAATCGATCAGCACCTCGGACTATTTCACGGTGTGGGACAACGGCAAGCCGGTGTTCCGGCCGACCTGCCATTACTCCTATCACTGCTGCAATGACGCGGTGCTCTCGGTGCGCGAGCTGCAGATGAACGGCTTCCACATCCAGGACAAGCACCGCATCCTGGGCCCCGAGATCACCCAGGGCATCGACGAGCTGGGCGTGCTGCTGATGGGCGATTTCGGCGCCTATTGGTACGGCTCGCAGCTCGGCATCGACGAGGCGCGCCAGCTCATGGGGCCGGAGTTCAACGCCACCTCGATCCAGGTGGCGGCCCCGGTCCTCGCCGGCTGCATGTATATGATCGAGAACCCGACACGGGGCCTGCTGGAACCGGAAGATCTCGACCACGACTATGTGCTCGACATCTGCCGGCCTTATCTCGGGCCCGTGGTCGGCGTCCATAGCGACTGGAACCCGCTCCAGGGCCGCGACCGGCTCTACAAGGAACCCCAGCTCGACTGGAAGGATCCCTGGCAGTTCCAGAATTTTAGGGTGAGTTGA
- a CDS encoding prephenate/arogenate dehydrogenase family protein — MSTQKSPQKSPNTNPQFDRVALIGLGLIGSSLSHAIRRGGLAKHIAGHARSERTRAKAVELRLVDSIHADPASAVKDADLVIICSPVGTYAEIGAAIRGSLKPGAILSDVGSVKQAVIRDLGPNVPDGVHFVPGHPIAGTEHSGPESGFATLFDGRWCILTPPPGTDAAATDKMIAFWRACGSQVEVMEAGHHDKTLAITSHLPHLIAYTIVGTVADLEDATQSEVIKFSASGFRDFTRIAASDPVMWRDVFLNNRDAVLEMLGRFAEDLTALQRAIRWGEGDKLEALFTRTRAIRRGIIDAKQA; from the coding sequence ATGAGCACCCAGAAAAGCCCCCAGAAAAGCCCGAACACAAACCCGCAGTTCGACCGCGTGGCGCTGATCGGGCTCGGCCTGATCGGCTCCTCCCTGTCGCATGCGATCCGCCGCGGCGGCCTCGCCAAGCATATCGCCGGCCATGCCCGCTCGGAGCGCACCCGCGCCAAGGCCGTCGAGCTCCGGCTGGTGGATTCGATCCATGCCGATCCGGCCTCGGCCGTGAAGGATGCCGATCTCGTCATCATCTGCTCGCCTGTCGGCACCTATGCCGAGATCGGTGCGGCCATCCGCGGCAGCCTCAAGCCGGGCGCGATCCTGAGCGATGTCGGCTCGGTCAAGCAGGCGGTGATCCGCGATCTCGGCCCCAACGTGCCCGATGGCGTCCATTTCGTACCGGGCCACCCGATCGCCGGCACCGAGCATTCCGGCCCGGAATCGGGCTTTGCCACCCTGTTCGACGGGCGCTGGTGCATCCTGACGCCGCCGCCCGGCACCGACGCCGCCGCCACCGACAAGATGATCGCGTTCTGGCGTGCCTGCGGCAGCCAGGTCGAGGTCATGGAGGCCGGCCATCACGACAAGACGCTGGCCATCACCTCGCATCTGCCGCATCTGATCGCCTACACCATCGTCGGCACCGTCGCCGATCTCGAGGACGCGACCCAGAGCGAGGTCATCAAGTTCTCGGCCTCGGGCTTTCGCGATTTCACCCGCATCGCGGCATCCGATCCGGTGATGTGGCGCGACGTGTTCCTCAACAATCGCGACGCGGTGCTGGAGATGCTGGGCCGCTTCGCCGAGGATCTGACTGCGCTCCAGCGCGCGATCCGCTGGGGTGAGGGCGACAAGCTCGAGGCCCTCTTCACCCGCACGCGCGCGATCCGGCGCGGGATCATCGACGCCAAGCAGGCCTGA
- the metW gene encoding methionine biosynthesis protein MetW, protein MIAPSTRVLDIGCGDGALLDYLVHFKQVDGRGMELSQAGVNACVAQGLSVIQGDADTDLANYPDHAFDYAVLSQTLQATHNPLAVLRQLTRIGRRAVISFPNFGHWRVRWHLGAMGRMPVTPTLPSSWYDTPNIHLCTIRDFFGLCRASDIAIERAIAIDAKGRARPIRSLQLANLLGEQGLFLLKGRN, encoded by the coding sequence ATGATCGCTCCCTCGACGCGCGTGCTCGATATCGGCTGCGGCGACGGCGCGCTGCTCGACTATCTGGTGCATTTCAAGCAGGTCGACGGGCGCGGCATGGAGCTGAGCCAGGCCGGCGTCAATGCCTGCGTGGCGCAGGGGCTCTCGGTGATCCAGGGCGACGCCGACACCGACCTCGCCAACTATCCCGACCACGCGTTCGACTATGCGGTGCTGAGCCAGACCCTGCAGGCCACGCATAACCCCTTGGCCGTGCTGCGCCAGCTCACGCGCATCGGCCGGCGCGCGGTCATCTCGTTCCCTAATTTCGGCCATTGGCGCGTGCGCTGGCATCTGGGGGCGATGGGCCGCATGCCGGTGACGCCGACCCTGCCGTCGAGCTGGTACGACACGCCCAACATCCATCTCTGCACGATCCGCGATTTCTTCGGGCTCTGCCGCGCGAGCGACATCGCGATCGAGCGCGCGATCGCGATTGACGCCAAGGGCCGCGCGCGCCCGATCCGCTCGCTGCAGCTCGCCAATCTCCTGGGCGAGCAGGGGCTGTTTCTGCTGAAGGGTCGGAATTAG
- the metX gene encoding homoserine O-acetyltransferase MetX, translated as MAGLTRNSPEVRARLPGERVVFGRSQPMPLDCGVALGPFTVAYRTYGRLNPDKSNAILVCHALTGDQFMADTHPITGKSGWWSNMVGPGLPLDTDRYFVFCANVLGGCMGTTGPSDPDPATGKPYGLNFPVVTIADMVRAQKLLIDHLGIDKLFCVIGGSMGGMQVLQWAATYPERVFAAVPIACAARHSAQNIAFHEVGRQAIMADPEWCGGDYLTQGRNPSRGLSVARMAAHITYLSEAALHRKFGRSLQDRSQLTYGFEADFQVESYLRHQGSTFVDRFDANAYLYITRAMDYFDLAAEHGGILANAFRGTPVRFCAVSFTGDWLFPTRESRLIVNALNAVAANVSFVEIESDAGHDAFLLDVPEFYRMLGGFLSGCAEHRGLDRG; from the coding sequence ATGGCCGGCCTGACGCGCAACTCACCCGAGGTCCGTGCCCGCCTTCCCGGCGAGCGCGTGGTGTTCGGTCGAAGCCAACCCATGCCGCTCGATTGCGGCGTGGCCCTGGGCCCCTTCACCGTCGCCTACCGGACTTACGGCCGGCTCAACCCGGACAAGTCGAACGCGATCCTGGTCTGCCATGCCCTCACCGGCGACCAGTTCATGGCCGACACCCACCCCATCACCGGCAAATCCGGCTGGTGGAGCAACATGGTGGGGCCGGGCCTGCCGCTCGACACCGACCGCTATTTCGTCTTTTGCGCCAATGTCCTGGGCGGCTGCATGGGGACCACGGGGCCGAGCGATCCCGATCCCGCGACGGGCAAGCCTTATGGCCTGAATTTCCCGGTCGTCACCATTGCCGACATGGTGCGCGCGCAGAAACTGCTGATCGACCATCTCGGCATCGACAAGCTGTTCTGCGTCATCGGCGGTTCGATGGGTGGTATGCAGGTTTTGCAATGGGCCGCCACTTATCCCGAGCGCGTCTTCGCGGCGGTGCCGATCGCCTGCGCCGCGCGCCATTCGGCGCAGAACATCGCGTTCCATGAGGTCGGCCGCCAGGCGATCATGGCCGATCCCGAATGGTGCGGCGGCGACTATCTGACGCAAGGGCGCAATCCCTCGCGCGGGCTTTCGGTCGCGCGCATGGCGGCGCATATCACCTATCTCTCGGAAGCCGCGCTCCATCGCAAGTTCGGCCGCAGCCTGCAGGACCGCTCGCAGCTCACCTACGGCTTCGAGGCCGACTTCCAGGTCGAGAGCTATCTGCGCCATCAGGGCTCCACCTTCGTCGACCGCTTCGACGCGAACGCCTATCTCTACATCACGCGCGCGATGGATTATTTCGATCTCGCGGCCGAGCATGGCGGCATCCTCGCCAATGCGTTTCGCGGGACGCCGGTCCGGTTCTGCGCCGTCTCCTTCACCGGCGACTGGCTGTTCCCGACCCGCGAGAGCCGTCTCATCGTCAATGCGCTGAACGCGGTCGCGGCCAATGTCAGCTTCGTCGAGATCGAGAGCGACGCGGGCCATGACGCCTTCCTGCTCGACGTGCCGGAGTTCTATCGCATGCTCGGCGGCTTCCTTTCCGGCTGCGCGGAACATCGCGGCCTCGATCGCGGCTGA
- the gloB gene encoding hydroxyacylglutathione hydrolase translates to MTPLEIALVPLLKDNYGYLLHEPNSGLTAVLDPSEAEPVLEAAAARGWRLSHILNTHHHGDHCGGNVELKAATGARVVGPAYDRARIPAIDEAVDEASGFQMGDARARVLFIPGHTRGHIAFWFEGSKALFCGDTLFSLGCGRMFEGDPVMMWGSLLKLRALPGETRIYCGHEYTEANARFALTVDPDNKALQARSAAVKSLRAENKPTIPSTLAEERAANPFLRADDAAMAQRLGLAGRPAHEVFGEIRRRKDQF, encoded by the coding sequence ATGACCCCGCTCGAGATCGCGCTCGTTCCGCTGCTGAAAGACAATTACGGCTACCTGCTGCATGAGCCGAATAGCGGGCTGACGGCGGTTCTCGATCCGTCTGAAGCCGAGCCGGTGCTGGAGGCGGCCGCCGCGCGCGGCTGGCGGCTGAGCCATATCCTCAACACCCATCACCATGGCGATCATTGCGGCGGCAATGTCGAGCTCAAGGCGGCAACGGGCGCGCGCGTGGTGGGGCCCGCCTATGACCGCGCGCGCATCCCGGCGATCGACGAGGCCGTGGACGAGGCCTCGGGTTTCCAAATGGGCGACGCCCGTGCCCGCGTGCTCTTCATCCCGGGCCATACCCGCGGCCATATCGCCTTCTGGTTCGAGGGCTCCAAGGCGCTCTTTTGTGGCGACACGCTGTTCTCGCTCGGCTGCGGGCGCATGTTCGAAGGCGATCCGGTCATGATGTGGGGCTCGCTCTTGAAGCTCCGCGCGCTGCCCGGCGAAACCCGGATCTATTGCGGTCATGAATATACCGAAGCCAATGCGCGCTTCGCGCTGACCGTCGACCCCGACAACAAGGCGCTGCAGGCGCGCAGCGCGGCGGTCAAGTCCTTACGTGCCGAGAACAAGCCGACGATCCCGTCGACCTTGGCCGAGGAGCGCGCCGCCAATCCTTTCCTGCGCGCCGACGACGCCGCGATGGCGCAGCGCCTCGGCCTCGCCGGCAGGCCTGCCCACGAGGTGTTCGGCGAGATCCGCCGGCGCAAGGACCAGTTCTGA
- a CDS encoding cupin domain-containing protein produces MSQPLSDTAPGLIEQLGLERHPEGGWYRETYRHKTASGGRGHATAIYYLLEAGDVSRWHRVGDADELWLYHTGGALELTLSPDGERRDEHRLGLDMAAGERPQLLVPAGCWQTARSLSLFTLVTCVVAPAFVFESFEMAPQGWQPSVAPSRAPLSATSWQRGLRPRVPRRRR; encoded by the coding sequence GTGAGCCAGCCGCTCTCCGACACCGCGCCGGGATTGATCGAGCAGCTCGGGCTCGAGCGCCATCCCGAGGGCGGCTGGTATCGCGAGACCTACCGGCACAAGACGGCCTCGGGCGGCCGCGGCCATGCGACCGCAATCTATTATCTGCTCGAGGCGGGCGACGTCTCGCGCTGGCATCGCGTCGGCGATGCCGACGAGCTCTGGCTCTACCACACCGGCGGCGCGCTCGAGCTGACGCTCTCGCCCGACGGCGAGCGGCGCGACGAGCATCGGCTGGGGCTCGACATGGCGGCGGGCGAACGGCCGCAGCTTCTGGTGCCGGCAGGCTGCTGGCAGACCGCGCGGTCCTTGAGTCTGTTCACGCTGGTGACCTGCGTAGTGGCACCGGCCTTCGTCTTCGAGAGTTTCGAGATGGCGCCGCAGGGCTGGCAGCCCTCGGTCGCGCCGTCGCGCGCACCCCTCAGCGCGACCTCCTGGCAAAGAGGCCTCCGGCCGCGAGTGCCGCGCCGCCGACGATGA
- a CDS encoding glutathione S-transferase N-terminal domain-containing protein, with the protein MTQLALRYSPTSPYVRKVLVAAIEMGLDDRIQRIPTAPWDPKTDLPKDNPLCKVPALQTPEGWLYDSLVICEYLDSLHAGAKLFPPPGPARWQALRHHALADGAMDAAILRRLESQRPDGQRSQAWMDRQKAAVERALDSLEGDAKALVDLSDIGAIAIAVMLGYLDLRFAADEWRRNRPALAAWYGRVSQDESMKATVPKDPA; encoded by the coding sequence ATGACCCAGCTCGCCCTTCGCTATTCGCCCACCAGCCCCTATGTGCGCAAGGTCCTGGTCGCGGCCATCGAGATGGGCCTCGACGACCGGATCCAGCGCATCCCGACCGCGCCCTGGGATCCCAAGACCGACCTGCCCAAGGACAACCCGCTGTGCAAGGTGCCGGCACTCCAGACCCCGGAGGGCTGGCTCTATGATTCGCTGGTGATCTGCGAATATCTCGACAGCCTGCATGCGGGCGCCAAGCTGTTTCCGCCGCCGGGCCCCGCGCGCTGGCAGGCGCTGCGTCATCACGCGCTGGCCGACGGCGCGATGGATGCCGCGATCCTCCGCCGGCTCGAATCGCAGCGCCCCGACGGCCAGCGCTCGCAAGCCTGGATGGACCGGCAGAAGGCCGCCGTCGAGCGGGCGCTCGATTCGCTCGAGGGCGACGCCAAGGCGCTGGTCGATCTGTCGGACATCGGCGCCATCGCCATCGCGGTGATGCTGGGCTATCTCGATTTGCGCTTCGCCGCCGACGAATGGCGTCGCAACCGTCCGGCCCTCGCCGCCTGGTATGGACGCGTCAGCCAGGACGAATCGATGAAGGCGACCGTGCCCAAGGATCCGGCGTGA
- a CDS encoding chorismate mutase: MAEAQPTLDDLRRQIDEIDITLQELIVRRAEVVTQVGALKNSLSGGARAVHMRPAREAIILRKLVERHRGPLSKATLVRMWCELMSASLRLEGSFSVAVCMPSAAEAGYWDLARDYFGSMTHLVPRESARQALGAVFDGEASVAVLPMPQSTDGDHWWRLLLSRDAKAPRIVARLPFGARGSERGAPVEALVVGPIVPEASGLDRSLIAVETAAELSRSALAAAFKAEALEPSFRVFGVGPAETGGYLHLIEVPGFLSPDDNRLTRLARGLGPALQQVWTLGCYAEPLTDAELGIAAKPKGGR, encoded by the coding sequence ATGGCCGAGGCCCAACCCACCCTCGACGATCTGCGCCGCCAGATCGACGAGATCGATATCACGCTGCAAGAGCTGATCGTGCGCCGCGCCGAAGTGGTGACGCAGGTCGGCGCGCTCAAGAACAGCCTCAGCGGCGGCGCGCGCGCGGTCCATATGCGTCCCGCGCGCGAGGCGATCATCCTGCGCAAGCTGGTGGAGCGCCATCGCGGCCCGCTGTCGAAGGCGACCCTGGTGCGCATGTGGTGCGAGCTGATGTCCGCCTCGCTCCGGCTCGAAGGCAGCTTCTCGGTCGCGGTCTGCATGCCCTCGGCCGCGGAAGCCGGCTACTGGGATCTGGCGCGCGACTATTTCGGCAGCATGACCCATCTCGTGCCGCGCGAGTCTGCGCGCCAGGCGCTGGGTGCCGTGTTCGACGGCGAGGCCTCGGTCGCGGTGCTGCCGATGCCGCAATCGACCGACGGCGACCATTGGTGGCGTCTCCTCCTCAGCCGCGACGCCAAGGCGCCGCGGATCGTGGCGCGGCTGCCCTTCGGCGCCCGCGGCTCGGAGCGCGGCGCGCCGGTCGAGGCGCTGGTGGTGGGGCCGATCGTTCCCGAGGCCTCGGGCCTCGACCGCAGCCTCATCGCCGTCGAGACGGCGGCCGAACTCTCGCGCAGCGCGCTTGCCGCCGCCTTCAAGGCCGAGGCGCTCGAGCCCAGCTTCCGCGTCTTCGGCGTCGGCCCGGCCGAGACCGGCGGCTATCTGCATCTGATCGAGGTTCCGGGCTTCCTCAGCCCCGACGACAACCGCCTGACGCGCCTCGCGCGCGGGCTGGGGCCGGCTCTGCAGCAGGTCTGGACGCTCGGCTGCTATGCCGAGCCCTTGACCGACGCCGAGCTCGGGATCGCCGCCAAGCCCAAGGGAGGGCGTTGA
- the hisC gene encoding histidinol-phosphate transaminase, whose product MMALTPRPGIMSIAPYVGGESSLPGQNRIIKLASNESPLGPSPRAVEAYKALASELHRYPDGGAVALRAALGRHHALEPSRIVCGAGSDELIGLLVRAYAGPGDEVLYSRHGFLMYPIAAQSVGATPVTAPERDLTADVDALLARVTPRTRILFLANPNNPTGSYLPSAEVKRLRDRLAPDVLLVLDAAYAEYVTRADYDAGAGMVESHDNVVMVRTFSKIYGLAALRIGWAYCPPAIADVLNRVRGPFNTGAAAQAAAVAALEDRAHTEKARAHNDRWLPWFSKQVEALGLIPHPSLCNFVLVQFPEATGGADKALAFLNGRGVIPRRMAGYGLPDCLRFTIGTAEEMEATVAALREFTGRRPETGGSR is encoded by the coding sequence ATCATGGCGCTGACCCCGCGCCCCGGCATCATGTCGATCGCGCCCTATGTCGGCGGCGAATCGAGCCTGCCGGGCCAGAACCGCATCATCAAGCTGGCCTCGAACGAATCGCCGCTGGGCCCGAGCCCCCGCGCGGTCGAGGCCTACAAGGCGCTGGCCAGCGAGCTGCACCGCTATCCCGATGGCGGTGCCGTCGCCCTGCGCGCGGCGCTCGGGCGCCATCACGCGCTCGAGCCCTCGCGCATCGTCTGCGGTGCAGGTTCCGACGAGCTGATCGGGCTGCTGGTCCGGGCCTATGCCGGGCCCGGCGACGAGGTGCTCTATAGCCGCCACGGTTTCCTCATGTATCCGATCGCGGCGCAGAGCGTCGGCGCCACGCCGGTGACGGCGCCCGAACGCGATCTGACCGCCGACGTCGACGCCCTGCTGGCGCGCGTGACGCCGCGCACGCGCATCCTGTTCCTGGCCAACCCGAACAACCCGACCGGCAGCTACCTGCCGAGCGCCGAGGTGAAGCGCCTGCGCGACCGGCTGGCGCCCGACGTGCTGCTGGTGCTGGACGCGGCCTATGCGGAATATGTGACGCGTGCCGATTACGACGCCGGCGCCGGGATGGTCGAGAGCCACGACAATGTCGTGATGGTCCGCACCTTCTCGAAGATCTACGGCCTGGCGGCGCTCCGCATCGGCTGGGCCTATTGTCCGCCCGCCATCGCCGACGTGCTCAATCGGGTGCGGGGTCCCTTCAACACGGGCGCGGCGGCGCAGGCCGCAGCGGTGGCGGCGCTCGAGGATCGCGCCCATACCGAGAAGGCGCGGGCGCATAATGATCGCTGGCTGCCCTGGTTCAGCAAGCAGGTCGAGGCGCTAGGATTGATCCCCCATCCGAGCCTCTGCAATTTCGTCCTGGTGCAGTTCCCCGAGGCGACTGGCGGCGCCGACAAGGCGCTGGCCTTCCTCAACGGCCGCGGGGTCATTCCGCGCCGGATGGCCGGCTATGGCCTGCCGGATTGTCTGCGATTCACCATCGGCACGGCCGAGGAGATGGAGGCGACCGTGGCGGCATTGCGCGAATTCACCGGCCGGCGGCCCGAAACCGGAGGCTCGCGATGA